The proteins below are encoded in one region of Caulobacter henricii:
- a CDS encoding MarR family winged helix-turn-helix transcriptional regulator — protein sequence MTATVSSLTTAVPVAPEEALSLADYVPYRLVTAAAAVSRLIARAYEDRFGLTIPQWRLMSVLAEGGLTPHAAVTRTAMDKVRVSRAAQDLVERRLVNRTTVRADRRSHRLELTAAGRRLFAEIAPMALAYEAALLSGLAPSEVVTLKRLLGRLEVTATQLAGGETIIP from the coding sequence ATGACCGCAACGGTCTCTTCCCTGACGACGGCGGTGCCTGTGGCACCCGAAGAGGCGCTGAGCCTCGCCGACTATGTCCCGTATCGCCTGGTGACGGCGGCGGCGGCGGTCAGCCGGCTGATCGCGCGCGCCTATGAGGACCGGTTCGGCCTGACCATTCCACAATGGCGGCTGATGTCTGTTCTGGCTGAAGGGGGTCTGACGCCCCACGCCGCCGTAACCCGCACGGCCATGGACAAGGTCCGGGTCAGTCGCGCGGCCCAGGATCTGGTGGAAAGGCGGTTGGTCAATCGCACGACGGTCAGGGCGGATCGTCGATCCCACCGGCTGGAACTGACCGCCGCAGGCCGGCGCCTGTTCGCCGAGATCGCTCCCATGGCCCTGGCCTATGAAGCGGCCCTGCTGTCAGGCCTTGCCCCCAGCGAGGTGGTGACCCTGAAGCGCCTCCTGGGCCGGCTTGAGGTCACAGCGACCCAACTGGCGGGCGGCGAGACTATAATTCCCTGA
- a CDS encoding DUF3606 domain-containing protein: MGVPKGKRDFRDEDRLDPRERHQVEYWMKRWGVTKDQIVAAHRKVGNSIKDIGTELGKKR, encoded by the coding sequence ATGGGCGTTCCCAAGGGCAAGCGCGACTTTCGTGACGAAGACCGACTCGATCCCCGCGAACGTCACCAGGTCGAGTACTGGATGAAGCGCTGGGGCGTGACCAAGGACCAGATCGTCGCCGCCCACCGCAAGGTCGGCAACTCGATCAAGGATATCGGCACCGAACTGGGCAAGAAGCGCTAG